CCTTTTTACTTAGCTTTCCACAATCCCACGCATACGCCTTCCACAATCCCACGTATACACAGACAATACTCAGCTGTATCTATCATTCAATGCTGACTCGGCTTGTTCGCAAAATGATGCAGTTGAGGCAATGGAGCAATGCATACAGGCTATACGATTTTGGATGATCAAGGATAAACTACACCTGAATAATAATAAGACAGAGTTCATGATTATAGGCACCAGAAAGTAACTGGCTAAAGTGAAAATTGATGGTCTTAGTGTGGGTGAGAGCATTACTGCACTTTTCATAACCACGGGAAGTCTGAAGTTCAAAAACCAACCGTTTTTccctgccgtcaatcatcttaacggacctcttaggaaacagaactttGCTTAAACGTGTTCTAAAGGTCAAGGTTAGTGATCtatgattggtggatttcgatccgttttgtgtgtttctgtgtttcaaggttcacTGCTTGTGAtagtaattatgattgacggcagcaaaaaacgcaattgtgaaagcagcttttgaattttagagttcacgtgtttgtgaaaagcgcagtaaagctCCAGTAACTTCAGTTCGGAACTTGGGATCATGGTTTAACCAGAACCTGAGTATGACACCACACATTAATAAGATATGTAAAGCTGCGTCTTTTCATATTTACAATATAAGGCTGATCAGAAAGTACCTCAACAATGATGCCACACAAACGCTTGTTCACTCCATTTTCATATGCCGCTTAGATTACTGTAATAGTCTTCTTAATAAAATTGCCACGGTACACATGAGTAAGTTACAATGCATTCAAAATAGTGCTGCCTGGCTCGTATGCTCAACTCCGAGGTTTAATCATATTACACCTGTCTTATTTTCTTTGCATTGGGTACCCATTGCCTACCGTATCGAATTTTAAATCTTAGTTTTAACATTTAAAGCAATATATCAACTTGCGCCGTCCTGTATCTGCAATCTAGTTCAATTAAAGGAGAAATGTAAATACaagctttattattattattattattattattgttgttattattattatcatgtgGGTTGCGGATCCAGTCTTCTTGTCGAAgtgttgtttttcgtttttttcagTAATGCAGTGCATGTGTACCTAAACATGCTTATAGTCCTTGCAAGTCACAGTACATGcaaatttttactgtttttcttcTCAAGAGTCCTAAAAAACGTGAGACATCTTCATTTTAAGATGTAAAAAACAAGACTGCCAAAGTTTGTTTGCATTTTACATGTGAATGAAATAATAGGATGATATGTGAAGTTCCCATTCAGCAGAAGGGGCAAACAGACTAACTAAGAGATTATTGTGGATGCTTTGCAAATGAACCCCTCAAAAGTATTGTGGCAGGGGCTGTAGCTATGGGTCTATGACACTGATTATTTAGGTTAACCCCTGAAATTTTGTTCTTGCATAATTTCTTAAAGACTTCTTTTGTGATTTTGACTTATAGGAAAGATAGCCTTGAGTCCTACGCCATACACAATAGTGTGTCAAGTGTGTCATTACGAGTTTTCAATAAGGACGTATCCTTACCAAAGCAAAATATCACTATTTGAAAGAACTTTTGGATAAAACGGCCATCTGCTGAAGAGATGAAATATCAGTGTAAaaagtgtggcaagtgttttagcatAGCAGGCAACCTAAAGAGACATGAAAGACTGCATAATGGTGAGACGCCTTATCAATGCAAACAGTGTGGGCATTGCTTTAGAGAAGCTGCTAACCTAAGGAATCATGAGCGGATCCACATTGGAgagaagccttatgaatgtaaacagtgtggcaagtctTTTAGCCGAACAGAAAACTTAAAGAGTCATGAAAGGGTTcatactggggaaaagccttataaatgtaaaaagtgtggaAAGTGTTTTGGCCGAGCGGGAGACCTCAACAAACATAAAAGAACACATAACAAAGAGAAGCCTTATCAGTGcaaacaatgtggcaagtgttttagcgaaGCAGGGAGCCTAAGATGTCATGAAAGAGTCCACACTGGCGAAAAACCTTATGAAtgcaaacagtgtggcaagtgttttagcatAGTAGGAAACCTAAGAAGACATGAAAAATTCCATAGTGGAGAGAGGCCTTATCAATGCAAACAGTGTGGCCATTGCTTTAGAGAAGCTGCTAACCTAAGGAGTCATGAGCTGATCCACACTGGAGAGAAGCCTTATGAATGCAAaaagtgtggcaagtgttttagacATTCAGGAAGCCTTAGGAATCATAAAAGGATCcacactggagaaaagccttatgaatgtaaacagtgtggaatGTGTTTCAGCCAGTTAAGTGGCCTTAGGGAGCATGACAGGGTTCACACTGGAGAGAAGCCTTATGAATGCAAAAAGTGTGGAAAGTGTTTTGGCCGAGCAGCAGACCTCAGAAGACATAAAAGAGGGCATAACAAAGAGAAGCCTTTTCAGtgcaaacagtgtggcaagtgtttcagTGAATCATGGTATGTAGTTGTCCATGAAAGGGTAcacactggagaaaagccttataaatgtaaagagtgtggcaagtgtttcagAGAATCAAGTTTCCTTAGAAATCATGAGAAGgttcacactggagaaaagccCTACTGTTGTAAAACGTGTGGCAAGTATTTTAGTCTACTAGGAAACCTTAGAAGACATGAAAGAGTGCATAATGGTGAGAAGCCTTTTCAGTGcaaacaatgtggcaagtgttttagcaaTGCAGGAAGCCTAAGATATCATGACAGAGTCCACTCTGGAGAAAAACCTTATGAAtgcaaacagtgtggcaagCGTTTCAGAACATCAAATCACCTTAGGCAGCACGACATGGTACACTCTGGGGAAAAGCCCTATTGTTGTAAAacgtgtggcaagtgttttagtctaGCAGGCAACCTGAGAACACATCGAAAAAGAGTTCATAGTGGAGAGAAACGCTATCAGTGCAAACAGTGCAACAAGTTTTTTAGTGTAGTATCATCTTTAAGAGCCCATGAAAAAGTTCACACTTGTGAAAAGCcctttgaatgtaaacagtgtggcaagtgttttagtttagcaggaaacctaaggaggCATGAAAAAgtccacactggggaaaagccttatgaatgtgaTCAGTGTGACAAGTGTTTTAGCGATTCAAGTCACCTAAAGAGACACAAAAGAGTTCATGCTGGAGAGAAGCCTCATCAATGTAAACAGTGTAATAAGTCCTTTAGGCGACCAGAACACTTAAGGGCACATGAAATAATCCACTATGGAAGACCATTTGACTGTAAACAGTGTGGTAAGATTTTTAGGTATGCTTCCTCTTTGAAAAAGCATACATGTAAGGGAGTCCAAACTGGGGGAACACGTTATCAGTGCAAGCTGTGCACTTGTATCTTCAGCTGTGCTGGGGACTTAGTGGAACATGGCAAGATCCATAAGAAAAACAAGCTGCCTGACAGCACTATCAATCTACGGACACGCCGGATAGCAAGTGGTTCAACAAATTATGACAGTGAAAATCAACTATCTGTATCTGCTGCAGGGTGCTCTGAGTCAAGCCAAGTTGAAAAACACAGCTGTTGGATTTGTCAGGAGGAGATGAGCAGTGAGGCACTACTTCTTGAACATTATCAAAATCATATGAGATATGTTACCGAGGACACTTAAGCCTGTTTGTCAATGTCGtttggaattcagaatccatCTTTTGGTTTGTCAGTGGACAATTTGGCATGATGTGTGATATTTAAGCATTTATTGGCGGTTTACAATGTAATGAAGTATACTGGAAAAAGCCATAAATGACGTCTGATAAACTGTTAGATTTTCCTTCCTTACAGTTTTTTCAAGATTTGTGAAAGACCAGTAAGCGAATATCCTTCAACACTTCTGGAAAGGGGGACCTTATAATCAGGAATCTTAGCAAGTTTAAAGGTGATGCATCCAAAACGAGTGAAAATGTTGTTTGACAAAGTCACAAAATTTTGCCGACGTTTGTATGGAAGTGACCCCACCagacaaacgtctgtaaaattcaGTGACGTTGCAAAGCTATAGCTGCGttaattttcaacaaatgaCTTTTGAACTTGGCAACTTTACCAATTTTTAGGCCTTCCACCCTGCCATGTTGATGGGCTTTTGCTAACCGCCCCAGTATAAAGTTGATAAGACTGTGGAAGGGTCTGTTGCCTTCTATTATATGACTCTTTAAACAAAAAGATAGTTTGACATTGCACTAAGAGTCCCTTAGGGCTTTGTTCTATGCACCAGAAATAAGGATGTTCCTTATTTTACTCAAATATGTAATTTGCTATGCTGACTCTTTGCTAGTCTATCATTGCTAAAAGTGTTGCAAAAACATTTCTTATGTTGCATGCAGTTTTGTGCTTGTCACCATTTTTGAAGTCGTAGACCTTATCATCTTGGGTTATTCCCGAAAAAATGCGCACTCCCCCGACGAAAGGCATGCAGGAAAATCTCACGggtgaggggggtgggggggggggggtggttaaCGTCTCAAGAGATTCAGATGGGACAGGGATTCTGAACCTACACCTACATCCTCGATCGCGAGTTACGTTCATCAATGTCTCCATCGTTTTGGAAAACTGCTAtgcgttttcaaattttattattctttcaaaccGCAGCCCTCTAACcacatttattttaagtttccaGGAGCAACCAACGACggttttcagtaaaatatctgttcggagaagcaaatattgcctagaattttctataaattgaggacggctaaaagtTTCTAGGTGACCGTTCCCGATTCATGGGcaatttttgaagcttatctTATTATTTTCCTACgcttttctgaagtttaatttcttACACTTCACTTCCCAGGTTAGGCTAATTTTCGTAcagaaaggaaacctaaaatttacggattcaaaaatgtaatgGAGAAAGGAATCAGAAACGTTCTCACTTTCGTAGTACgtaaaattgcatctaaaattttctggaaaacaatactgaagcccttgtaatttcaaaaCGTCTGAAGTCCCCTAGAATGACCGaacaggtacaaattttatagcgccgcctAGAAtcatttctagagatccaaaagtactctggacagcctaaaacgtgttttcaatgtattcaGGAGGAAACCATCATTGGGTGCCTCATGGTCCAGCCATAGGCTCGCCTTCGTTACCTTTGTAGAACCGACGTACGACAACTTAAagcacaggtaccccaagctcatTAGTGAGAATCGTTGTTGCGCAACAGAAATATTACAAGGTTTTGTATAGGGATTTAACCGATCGttatttaggggtcaaaaatagtaataaaaatacatcagaATTTCTTACCTTATCTCCTTGTCTAAATTTATGGCGTTTTCTTGGCATTTTTGGCCGTTTCAGGCCGTGATTCCAGCGAGTTTTAGTTCTGACGTTGTTCGTTATATATATAatactaggggtaccttccggcaagtgccaacgaggcgaattcgtttattttttgtgaaacgtgcctattcagatcttcgcgatatatatatttttttcataattttagaggtttacaatggattccgctatagaaaaggatggcaccaaacttcaaaacaacaactttggcacactCTAGGCTGTCACTTTTATTAGACAATAACAAGATAtagcttgaagctttgttggtaaatatgagcaagttagcac
The sequence above is a segment of the Porites lutea chromosome 3, jaPorLute2.1, whole genome shotgun sequence genome. Coding sequences within it:
- the LOC140931105 gene encoding uncharacterized protein; the protein is MKYQCKKCGKCFSIAGNLKRHERLHNGETPYQCKQCGHCFREAANLRNHERIHIGEKPYECKQCGKSFSRTENLKSHERVHTGEKPYKCKKCGKCFGRAGDLNKHKRTHNKEKPYQCKQCGKCFSEAGSLRCHERVHTGEKPYECKQCGKCFSIVGNLRRHEKFHSGERPYQCKQCGHCFREAANLRSHELIHTGEKPYECKKCGKCFRHSGSLRNHKRIHTGEKPYECKQCGMCFSQLSGLREHDRVHTGEKPYECKKCGKCFGRAADLRRHKRGHNKEKPFQCKQCGKCFSESWYVVVHERVHTGEKPYKCKECGKCFRESSFLRNHEKVHTGEKPYCCKTCGKYFSLLGNLRRHERVHNGEKPFQCKQCGKCFSNAGSLRYHDRVHSGEKPYECKQCGKRFRTSNHLRQHDMVHSGEKPYCCKTCGKCFSLAGNLRTHRKRVHSGEKRYQCKQCNKFFSVVSSLRAHEKVHTCEKPFECKQCGKCFSLAGNLRRHEKVHTGEKPYECDQCDKCFSDSSHLKRHKRVHAGEKPHQCKQCNKSFRRPEHLRAHEIIHYGRPFDCKQCGKIFRYASSLKKHTCKGVQTGGTRYQCKLCTCIFSCAGDLVEHGKIHKKNKLPDSTINLRTRRIASGSTNYDSENQLSVSAAGCSESSQVEKHSCWICQEEMSSEALLLEHYQNHMRYVTEDT